Proteins encoded in a region of the Hippea jasoniae genome:
- a CDS encoding Card1-like endonuclease domain-containing protein → MNKAKTNSNIKDVVYLSNASTKFTSFIISIWVIENGGKVYYYTPEGNILDMDSGLVVSSIKENILTISDFFETAGYTITSTNNYKEKLGNKIDLLFEFYKKLIKENFFCKVITDKQLSSKNLNKLNLYIKKEQKILDKHLKTFYGHETLNFSLSGYALEFFTFETLKRSRFFDEVKVNINIEDLDKNLKNEIDVAAVKNNILYYFSCKKTSKKLNNDEHIRRVSSLSKIIGGRFSVPVLVSCHHSPVLKKKAKDLGVNFINPSQLIDLLENPQAVVSKWRDTAFNY, encoded by the coding sequence TTGAACAAAGCAAAAACAAACTCCAACATCAAAGATGTTGTGTACCTATCAAATGCCTCAACAAAATTTACATCCTTCATTATATCTATATGGGTTATTGAAAACGGAGGGAAAGTTTACTATTACACGCCAGAAGGCAACATTCTTGACATGGACAGTGGATTAGTTGTATCAAGCATTAAAGAAAATATATTAACAATTTCGGACTTTTTTGAAACTGCAGGCTATACCATAACATCGACAAACAACTACAAAGAAAAACTGGGTAATAAAATTGATTTACTATTTGAATTCTATAAAAAACTTATAAAAGAAAACTTTTTCTGCAAGGTCATCACAGATAAACAACTATCCTCTAAAAATCTCAACAAACTTAATCTTTATATAAAAAAGGAGCAAAAAATTCTCGACAAACATCTAAAGACATTTTATGGACATGAAACCTTGAATTTTTCATTAAGCGGATATGCCCTTGAGTTCTTTACCTTTGAAACACTGAAGCGATCCAGATTCTTTGACGAGGTAAAGGTGAATATTAATATAGAGGATTTAGATAAAAATTTAAAAAATGAAATAGATGTTGCTGCTGTTAAAAACAACATACTCTACTATTTCTCCTGCAAAAAAACATCAAAAAAACTAAACAACGACGAGCACATCCGCAGGGTTTCTTCTCTATCTAAAATTATAGGTGGAAGGTTTTCTGTGCCTGTGCTTGTTAGCTGCCATCATTCTCCAGTATTGAAGAAAAAAGCAAAAGATTTGGGTGTTAATTTTATAAATCCTTCACAGCTAATTGATTTGTTAGAAAACCCCCAGGCGGTAGTATCAAAATGGCGCGATACAGCATTCAACTATTAA